A genomic window from Labrys wisconsinensis includes:
- a CDS encoding HlyD family efflux transporter periplasmic adaptor subunit, producing the protein MSELFRREAVSHAARRLDGAVILATPTSIKTLGLFFAVVIFAAAAFLAQASYARKATVSGYLVPDLGMIRVTAPSGGTLQSIIVHEGDVIRSGDRVAVLGLAGEIAAGNVGAVIAEGLQSESTAAQARAEAKLAQLRVEGDQARDRLAKSRAELADLATQAALQQQRVDLAQAELDRGIAVAAKGFLPRKDVDDRRLALLSSRQDLAGERRQQAEVERDIADVNARLASIPLEIDAARSDAETAAATLRQRRAESEARRQQFVTAPLGGRVAVLPVTTGQTVAAGSVVAVIIPEGGRLEAELLAPSRSIGFIRPGQDVALSLQAFPYQRFGTLHGRVRTVSTTVIAPSDVGLPGLGLQEPVFRIRVSLPRESMDAYGQVIPLQPGMLLSADIVFDRRSLLQWLFDPIYAVAGKP; encoded by the coding sequence ATGAGCGAGCTCTTCCGGCGGGAAGCCGTCAGCCACGCCGCCCGGCGTCTCGATGGCGCGGTGATCCTGGCCACCCCCACCTCGATCAAGACGCTGGGCCTGTTCTTCGCTGTTGTGATCTTCGCGGCGGCCGCTTTCCTTGCCCAGGCGAGCTATGCCCGCAAGGCGACCGTCTCGGGCTATCTCGTGCCCGACCTGGGCATGATCCGGGTGACGGCACCGTCAGGCGGCACGCTGCAGAGCATCATCGTGCACGAGGGCGACGTGATCCGCAGCGGTGATCGCGTTGCGGTGCTCGGCCTGGCGGGCGAGATCGCCGCCGGCAATGTCGGCGCGGTGATCGCCGAGGGATTGCAGTCCGAGAGCACGGCCGCCCAGGCGCGCGCCGAGGCCAAGCTGGCGCAGCTGCGTGTCGAGGGCGACCAGGCCCGGGACCGCCTCGCCAAGAGCCGGGCGGAGCTCGCGGACCTCGCCACCCAGGCCGCCCTGCAGCAGCAGCGCGTCGACCTGGCCCAGGCCGAGCTCGACCGCGGCATCGCCGTCGCGGCCAAGGGCTTCCTGCCGAGGAAGGACGTCGACGACCGCCGCCTCGCCCTCCTGAGCAGCCGGCAGGACCTGGCCGGCGAGCGCCGCCAGCAGGCGGAGGTCGAGCGCGACATCGCCGACGTCAACGCGCGCCTCGCCTCGATTCCGCTCGAGATCGACGCGGCCCGCTCCGATGCCGAGACCGCCGCGGCGACGCTGCGCCAGCGCCGCGCCGAATCCGAGGCCCGGCGCCAACAATTCGTCACCGCGCCGCTCGGCGGGCGCGTGGCCGTCCTGCCGGTCACGACCGGCCAGACCGTCGCCGCCGGCAGCGTCGTCGCCGTCATCATCCCCGAAGGCGGCCGCCTGGAGGCCGAGCTCCTGGCCCCCTCGCGCTCCATCGGCTTCATCAGGCCCGGCCAGGACGTGGCGCTGAGCCTGCAGGCCTTTCCCTATCAGCGCTTCGGCACCCTGCACGGCCGGGTGCGCACGGTCTCGACCACGGTGATCGCGCCCTCGGACGTCGGGCTGCCCGGCCTCGGGCTGCAGGAGCCGGTCTTCCGCATCCGCGTCAGCCTGCCGCGCGAGAGCATGGACGCCTACGGCCAGGTCATCCCGCTGCAGCCAGGCATGCTGCTCTCCGCCGACATCGTCTTCGACCGCCGCAGCCTGCTGCAATGGCTGTTCGATCCCATCTACGCCGTGGCTGGAAAACCATGA
- a CDS encoding ABC transporter substrate-binding protein gives MRRTDRQASLTAAALALLLAAAPALAGEAAAEKWIDGEFQPSTLSRDEQLREMGWFIKAAEPYRGMEINIVSETLVVHEYESKVLAKAFEEITGIKVRHDLVQKSDVVETIRPQPGKTVYDGWIGEPDVAGPHVRDGPAVDLTDWMAGEGKDVTDPGLDVDDFIGRSFAAAPDGHLYQLPDQQSAILYWFRYDWFTNPDYRARFKARYGYELGVPVTWSAYEDIAEFFTKDIGTIDGVKVYGHMDFGGRDPWLGRRFAETWLPMAGNGDRGPPVGAWGIRMAGCSPVGSDIARGGGTNGAAAVYALTRYLEWLKSYAPPNAGDMTFSESGRVPAQGAIAQQLFWSTAFSTAMLKPGLPVMNADGTPKWRVAPSPHGAYWMQGMRPGSQDMGSLTLLTSTPLDRRKAAWLYLQFIVSRTVSLKKSHVGLTFIRASDIRDASFTERAPRLGGLIEVYRSPARLQWPPAGAAVPDYPELAQLWSRAIGDAASGARTPREAMDGLAAAQDSLMAGLEASGVQGACGPRLNPRTSAEDWHEKAEADGTPAPRRRLENEKPRGETVDYDKLIRSWSASPPGKS, from the coding sequence ATGCGGCGAACCGACCGGCAAGCCAGCCTGACGGCCGCGGCGCTCGCCCTGCTCCTGGCCGCCGCGCCGGCCCTCGCCGGCGAAGCCGCCGCCGAGAAATGGATCGACGGCGAGTTCCAGCCCTCGACCCTGTCCAGGGACGAGCAGCTCCGGGAGATGGGCTGGTTCATCAAGGCCGCCGAGCCCTACAGGGGCATGGAGATCAACATCGTCTCCGAGACGCTGGTCGTCCACGAATATGAATCGAAGGTGCTGGCCAAGGCCTTCGAGGAGATCACCGGCATCAAGGTCCGCCACGACCTCGTCCAGAAGAGCGACGTCGTCGAGACGATCCGGCCCCAACCCGGCAAGACCGTCTATGACGGCTGGATCGGCGAGCCCGACGTCGCCGGCCCCCATGTCCGCGACGGGCCGGCGGTCGACCTGACCGACTGGATGGCCGGCGAAGGCAAGGACGTCACCGACCCCGGCCTCGACGTCGACGATTTCATCGGCAGGTCCTTCGCCGCCGCGCCGGACGGCCATCTCTACCAGCTGCCCGACCAGCAGTCCGCCATCCTCTACTGGTTCCGCTACGACTGGTTCACCAACCCGGACTACAGGGCCCGGTTCAAGGCCAGGTATGGCTACGAGCTCGGCGTGCCGGTGACCTGGTCGGCCTACGAGGACATTGCCGAGTTCTTCACCAAGGACATCGGCACCATCGACGGCGTCAAGGTCTATGGCCACATGGACTTTGGCGGGCGGGATCCCTGGCTCGGCCGGCGCTTCGCCGAGACCTGGCTGCCCATGGCCGGCAATGGCGACAGGGGCCCGCCGGTCGGTGCATGGGGCATCCGCATGGCGGGCTGCAGCCCGGTCGGCTCCGACATCGCCCGCGGCGGCGGCACCAACGGTGCGGCTGCGGTGTACGCTCTCACCCGATACCTGGAATGGCTGAAGAGCTATGCCCCGCCGAACGCCGGGGACATGACCTTCTCCGAATCCGGGCGGGTGCCCGCGCAGGGCGCCATCGCCCAGCAGCTCTTCTGGTCCACCGCCTTCTCCACCGCGATGCTCAAGCCCGGCCTGCCCGTCATGAACGCCGACGGCACGCCGAAATGGCGCGTCGCGCCCTCGCCGCACGGCGCCTACTGGATGCAGGGCATGAGGCCCGGCTCCCAGGACATGGGCTCGCTGACGCTCCTGACATCGACCCCGCTCGACCGCCGCAAGGCGGCCTGGCTCTATCTGCAGTTCATCGTGTCCAGGACGGTGTCGCTGAAGAAGAGCCATGTCGGCCTCACCTTCATCCGCGCGAGCGACATCCGGGACGCTAGCTTCACCGAGCGCGCGCCCCGGCTTGGCGGCCTGATCGAGGTCTACCGCTCGCCGGCCCGCCTGCAGTGGCCCCCGGCCGGCGCCGCCGTGCCGGACTATCCGGAGCTGGCGCAGCTGTGGTCGCGGGCCATCGGCGACGCGGCCTCCGGCGCCAGGACGCCGCGGGAAGCGATGGACGGCCTGGCCGCGGCTCAGGACAGCCTCATGGCCGGCCTGGAGGCGTCCGGCGTGCAGGGCGCATGCGGCCCCAGGCTCAACCCGAGGACCTCGGCCGAGGACTGGCACGAGAAGGCCGAGGCCGACGGCACCCCCGCGCCGCGGCGCAGGCTGGAGAACGAGAAGCCCCGGGGCGAGACCGTCGACTATGACAAGCTGATCCGCTCCTGGTCCGCCAGCCCGCCCGGGAAGAGCTGA